A genomic window from Thermococcus sp. EP1 includes:
- a CDS encoding Kae1-associated kinase Bud32, with the protein MRLVKQGAEAKIYLADFKEFYFPFYGEKIIIKHRIPKRYRIREIDEKLRKERTVREARILHRAKQFGVNVPYVYEVDLREMKIVMEYIEGERLKELLEKIHMEERLKLCREIGRQVGKLHEAGIVHGDLTTSNMILRGGRIYFIDFGLAEFEISLEAQGVDLHLLKRAMESTHYKWFERGFNEVLKGYEEIRGEKKRKEVEERLKEIESRGRYRERSWSIAKYR; encoded by the coding sequence ATGAGGCTAGTAAAGCAAGGAGCAGAGGCGAAAATATATCTTGCAGACTTTAAAGAATTTTACTTCCCTTTCTATGGAGAAAAGATTATTATAAAGCACCGTATTCCAAAGCGCTATCGTATAAGAGAGATAGACGAAAAATTGAGAAAGGAACGGACGGTTAGAGAAGCTAGGATTCTGCATAGGGCCAAACAGTTTGGAGTTAATGTTCCTTACGTTTATGAGGTGGATTTGAGGGAAATGAAAATAGTTATGGAATACATTGAAGGCGAGAGGTTAAAGGAACTTTTGGAGAAAATTCACATGGAAGAGCGTCTGAAGCTGTGCAGAGAAATTGGAAGGCAAGTTGGAAAACTTCACGAGGCTGGAATAGTACATGGTGACCTAACGACTTCTAACATGATCCTCAGAGGTGGTAGGATTTACTTCATAGACTTTGGCCTTGCTGAATTTGAGATAAGCCTTGAGGCTCAAGGAGTTGATTTGCATCTTTTAAAGAGAGCGATGGAGAGCACTCACTATAAATGGTTTGAAAGAGGTTTTAACGAAGTTTTAAAGGGTTATGAAGAAATCAGGGGCGAGAAAAAGAGGAAGGAAGTTGAAGAGAGGCTTAAAGAGATAGAAAGTCGTGGAAGATATAGAGAAAGAAGCTGGTCAATAGCTAAATACAGATAA
- a CDS encoding YigZ family protein: MESYKTIKGFGKVEKTYVDSLFIGYAVPAKSEKEAKEFVAKVKEAHADATHNVSAYRVREGNTLIIHYDDDGEPRGSAGRPVLKVLEYKGLENVVVVVTRYFGGTKLGYGGLIKAYSETANEVLEEAGIIEIVKKEPIEIIFPYNLYSAVEKAVEKFGGEVVERDFGVDVRFVVGILPERKEEFVKYVNEISKGKVKIREFLDLRKGIRRGKFNDI; the protein is encoded by the coding sequence ATGGAGAGCTATAAAACGATTAAAGGTTTTGGAAAAGTCGAAAAAACCTATGTAGACTCCCTTTTTATAGGTTACGCAGTACCGGCAAAAAGCGAAAAAGAGGCTAAGGAATTCGTTGCAAAGGTTAAAGAAGCTCATGCTGATGCCACGCATAATGTTTCTGCTTATCGAGTTAGGGAAGGTAATACTCTGATTATTCACTATGATGATGACGGTGAACCTAGAGGAAGTGCGGGAAGGCCCGTTCTGAAGGTTCTTGAATATAAGGGCTTAGAAAATGTTGTGGTTGTTGTTACAAGATATTTTGGAGGCACAAAGCTTGGTTATGGTGGATTGATAAAAGCTTACAGTGAGACAGCAAATGAGGTTTTAGAAGAGGCAGGTATAATAGAGATCGTGAAAAAAGAGCCTATAGAGATTATTTTTCCTTATAATTTGTATAGTGCAGTTGAAAAAGCAGTTGAGAAGTTTGGAGGAGAAGTTGTTGAGAGAGACTTTGGTGTTGATGTGAGGTTTGTTGTGGGTATTCTACCTGAGCGAAAAGAAGAGTTCGTAAAATATGTGAATGAGATTAGCAAAGGCAAGGTAAAAATAAGGGAATTTCTTGATTTAAGGAAAGGTATTAGAAGGGGCAAATTCAACGATATTTGA